From Saccharothrix espanaensis DSM 44229, the proteins below share one genomic window:
- a CDS encoding endonuclease, with product MPIHSIVAPFVRPSRGDQPPVGHAQSGPLARCHPATPQPGRGHPTVRKFPWRVTGLLAATLTVIATLLVPTATAATPITVAQAIGQQNGASATVRGYVVGQPTATTTVVRSNFPSDYALALADAPGQTDTAQMVYVQITSAFRAAWGLRTNPGLLGTRIDVTGPLSAYFAHPGLTSPTAFAPAGTTPTTTVPTTTTAPTTGAPGDDYYRDAVGKTGPALKTSLNQIIRTNTKLSYDQVWNALKATDEDPANSANVILLYSGRSQSKSTNGGNGNDWNREHVWAKSHGDFGTATGPGTDLHHLRPEDVSVNADRGNKDFDLGGSPATEAPGNFTDSDSWEPRNAVKGDVARMLFYMAVRYEGGDGYVNLELNNNVGNGSAPYMGRLSVLLQWNAQDPPDTFEKRRNQVIFDSFQHNRNPFIDHPEWAASIWN from the coding sequence ATGCCGATTCACTCGATCGTGGCCCCTTTCGTGCGACCCTCGCGGGGTGATCAGCCTCCCGTTGGTCACGCACAGTCAGGCCCTCTGGCGCGCTGTCACCCTGCGACGCCGCAACCGGGGAGAGGACACCCAACCGTGCGAAAGTTCCCCTGGCGGGTGACCGGCTTGCTCGCGGCCACCCTCACCGTCATCGCCACCCTGCTCGTCCCCACCGCCACCGCCGCCACGCCGATCACGGTCGCGCAGGCCATCGGTCAGCAGAACGGCGCGTCCGCCACCGTGCGCGGGTACGTCGTCGGCCAGCCGACCGCCACGACCACCGTGGTCCGCTCGAACTTCCCGTCGGACTACGCGCTCGCCCTGGCCGACGCACCCGGCCAGACCGACACCGCGCAGATGGTCTACGTGCAGATCACCTCGGCGTTCCGCGCCGCGTGGGGCCTGCGCACCAATCCCGGCCTGCTGGGCACGCGGATCGACGTGACCGGGCCGCTGTCGGCGTACTTCGCGCACCCCGGGCTCACCTCGCCCACCGCGTTCGCGCCCGCCGGCACCACCCCCACGACCACGGTCCCCACCACGACCACGGCGCCCACCACCGGCGCGCCCGGTGACGACTACTACCGGGACGCGGTCGGCAAGACCGGGCCGGCGCTCAAGACGTCGCTCAACCAGATCATCCGCACCAACACCAAGCTGTCCTACGACCAGGTGTGGAACGCGCTGAAGGCGACCGACGAGGACCCGGCCAACTCCGCCAACGTCATCCTGCTCTACAGCGGGCGTTCGCAGAGCAAGTCCACCAACGGCGGCAACGGCAACGACTGGAACCGCGAGCACGTCTGGGCCAAGTCGCACGGCGACTTCGGCACCGCCACCGGTCCCGGCACCGACCTGCACCACCTGCGTCCCGAGGACGTCTCGGTCAACGCCGACCGCGGCAACAAGGACTTCGACCTCGGCGGCTCGCCCGCGACCGAAGCACCCGGCAACTTCACCGACTCGGACTCGTGGGAGCCGCGCAACGCCGTCAAGGGCGACGTGGCGCGGATGCTGTTCTACATGGCCGTGCGGTACGAGGGCGGCGACGGCTACGTGAACCTGGAGCTGAACAACAACGTCGGCAACGGCTCCGCGCCGTACATGGGCCGGCTGTCGGTGCTGTTGCAGTGGAACGCGCAGGACCCGCCGGACACGTTCGAGAAGCGCCGCAACCAGGTGATCTTCGACAGCTTCCAGCACAACCGCAACCCGTTCATCGACCACCCGGAGTGGGCCGCCTCGATCTGGAACTGA
- a CDS encoding AfsR/SARP family transcriptional regulator — translation MEFRLLGPFEVVADGRVITLNRRRERFLLAVLALHHNRPVSAERLVDLASDGAPTTAAEAALRSNVSRLRSALPPELGRVERRGTGYALVTDPERIDVHRFRGLVARARDADPAGRADLLRDALALWRGPVLADVASDLARQRLVQGLEEARLDALEQRVAADLELGRPVVAELRDLVAEHPSRERFAALLVLALHRSGEQVRALAVYDERRRWLRAEHGLDPGADLRAAHREVLRAEARPAGRTFLPYDVPDFTGRAAEIARLAGTTGIALVDGMAGVGKTALALHVAHRLANRFPDGRLFVDLHAHTAGREPVDPADALEVLLREAGVPADGVPASVDARSALWRSTLAGRRVLVVLDNAAGAEQVRPLLPGTAGCLVLVTSRRRLATIAGATPLSLDVLPEADAVALFDRVATRAEPAEVAEVVALCGRLPLAIRIAAARLQHRPLWTVAQLRDRLRDRLRELSVDDHGVAAAFSLSYRQLDDAHQRVFRLVGAQPGVDVDVFAAAAAAGLPPDRAEVLLEGLLDVHLLEQRAPGRYTFHDLIREYARAVTVAEERAEATHRLFDYYLRATDRANRLLVPDLETEPPVPAFPDAGLPPLADHVAAGAWCERERPNLLAAIRHAEDLGLPAYTWLISRSLARHLLVGGHLHDGIAAHTAAADAARRAGDAEAHLVASINLATNHWLSDRYRPALEGLTGALELARAAGDRAREVFALNRLAALRHCLGEDGGECARQALAGAVELGKPREESFALWVLSLIAWDAGDVRGSLEHAAAMLAVSRATGDAMWETAALVRVGRAESALHGYRPDRFAAAVAAARSIADHHHEAEALVEWADAGREACPSQARALAEQAHDLVRRGSRPSLTGVVHAVLAAVHARAGEVGQAREHAARARSIAGAIGHRRLADRVAASVPVDTPLEDLVR, via the coding sequence GTGGAGTTCCGCCTGCTGGGGCCGTTCGAGGTGGTGGCGGACGGCCGGGTGATCACCCTGAACCGCCGGCGGGAGCGCTTCCTGCTGGCCGTCCTCGCGCTGCACCACAACCGGCCGGTGTCCGCCGAGCGGCTGGTCGACCTCGCGTCGGACGGCGCGCCGACCACGGCCGCCGAGGCCGCGCTGCGCAGCAACGTGAGCCGGTTGCGCTCCGCGCTGCCGCCGGAGCTGGGCCGGGTCGAACGCCGGGGCACCGGGTACGCGCTGGTCACCGATCCGGAGCGGATCGACGTGCACCGGTTCCGGGGGCTGGTGGCGCGGGCCCGGGACGCCGATCCGGCCGGCCGGGCCGACCTGCTGCGCGACGCGCTGGCGCTGTGGCGCGGTCCGGTGCTCGCCGACGTGGCCAGCGACCTGGCCCGGCAGCGGCTGGTGCAGGGGCTGGAAGAGGCCCGGCTGGACGCCCTGGAGCAGCGGGTGGCCGCCGACCTGGAGCTGGGCCGGCCGGTCGTCGCCGAGCTGCGCGACCTGGTCGCCGAGCACCCGTCGCGGGAGCGGTTCGCCGCGCTGCTGGTGCTCGCGCTGCACCGGTCCGGCGAGCAGGTGCGGGCGCTCGCGGTGTACGACGAGCGGCGGCGGTGGCTGCGCGCCGAGCACGGCCTGGACCCCGGCGCGGACCTGCGCGCCGCGCACCGCGAGGTGCTGCGCGCCGAGGCCCGGCCGGCGGGCCGCACGTTCCTGCCCTACGACGTGCCCGACTTCACCGGGCGCGCCGCCGAGATCGCCCGGCTGGCCGGGACGACCGGGATCGCCCTGGTCGACGGCATGGCCGGGGTCGGCAAGACCGCGCTCGCGCTGCACGTGGCGCACCGGCTGGCGAACCGCTTCCCGGACGGGCGGCTGTTCGTGGACCTGCACGCGCACACCGCCGGCCGCGAGCCGGTCGACCCGGCCGACGCGCTGGAGGTCCTGCTGCGCGAGGCGGGCGTGCCGGCCGACGGGGTGCCCGCGTCGGTGGACGCCCGGTCCGCGCTGTGGCGCTCGACGCTGGCCGGCCGGCGGGTGCTGGTCGTGCTGGACAACGCGGCCGGCGCCGAGCAGGTCCGGCCGCTGCTGCCGGGCACGGCGGGCTGCCTGGTGCTGGTCACCAGCAGGCGGCGGCTGGCCACCATCGCGGGCGCGACGCCGCTGTCGCTGGACGTGCTGCCCGAGGCGGACGCGGTCGCGCTGTTCGACCGGGTGGCGACCCGCGCCGAACCCGCCGAGGTGGCCGAGGTGGTGGCGCTGTGCGGCCGGCTGCCGCTGGCGATCCGGATCGCCGCCGCCCGGCTACAGCACCGTCCACTGTGGACCGTGGCGCAGTTGCGGGACCGGCTGCGGGACCGGTTGCGCGAGCTGAGCGTGGACGACCACGGCGTGGCGGCGGCGTTCTCCCTGTCCTACCGGCAGTTGGACGACGCGCACCAGCGGGTGTTCCGGCTGGTCGGCGCGCAACCCGGGGTCGACGTGGACGTGTTCGCCGCCGCCGCGGCGGCCGGGCTGCCCCCGGACCGGGCGGAGGTCCTGCTGGAGGGCCTGCTCGACGTGCACCTCTTGGAGCAGCGCGCGCCGGGCCGGTACACCTTCCACGACCTGATCCGCGAGTACGCGCGGGCGGTCACGGTCGCCGAGGAGCGCGCCGAGGCGACCCACCGGCTGTTCGACTACTACCTGCGGGCCACCGACCGGGCCAACCGGCTGCTCGTGCCGGACCTGGAGACCGAGCCGCCGGTGCCCGCGTTCCCGGACGCCGGGCTGCCGCCGCTGGCCGACCACGTGGCGGCGGGTGCCTGGTGCGAGCGGGAGCGGCCGAACCTGCTGGCCGCGATCCGGCACGCCGAGGACCTCGGGCTGCCCGCCTACACCTGGCTGATCAGCCGGAGCCTGGCCCGGCACCTGCTGGTCGGCGGCCACCTGCACGACGGGATCGCCGCGCACACCGCCGCCGCCGACGCCGCGCGGCGGGCCGGCGACGCCGAGGCGCACCTGGTCGCGTCGATCAACCTGGCCACCAACCACTGGCTCAGCGACCGCTACCGGCCCGCGCTGGAGGGGCTGACCGGGGCGCTGGAACTGGCCCGCGCGGCGGGCGACCGGGCCCGCGAGGTGTTCGCGCTCAACCGGCTGGCCGCGTTGCGGCACTGCCTGGGCGAGGACGGCGGCGAGTGCGCCCGGCAGGCCCTGGCGGGTGCGGTGGAGCTGGGCAAGCCGCGTGAGGAGAGCTTCGCGCTGTGGGTGCTGAGCCTGATCGCGTGGGACGCGGGCGACGTGCGCGGGTCGTTGGAGCACGCGGCCGCGATGCTGGCGGTGAGCCGGGCGACCGGTGACGCCATGTGGGAGACCGCCGCGCTGGTGCGGGTCGGGCGGGCCGAGTCGGCGCTGCACGGGTACCGGCCGGACCGGTTCGCCGCGGCGGTGGCCGCCGCGCGGTCCATCGCCGACCACCACCACGAAGCCGAAGCGCTGGTCGAGTGGGCCGACGCGGGCCGCGAGGCGTGCCCGAGCCAGGCGCGGGCGCTCGCCGAGCAGGCCCACGACCTGGTCCGACGGGGCTCCCGGCCGTCGCTGACCGGTGTCGTGCACGCCGTGCTGGCCGCCGTGCACGCCCGCGCGGGCGAGGTCGGGCAGGCCCGGGAGCACGCGGCGCGGGCCCGGTCCATCGCCGGCGCGATCGGGCACCGGAGGCTGGCCGATCGGGTGGCGGCTAGTGTCCCGGTGGACACGCCGTTGGAGGACCTGGTTCGATGA
- a CDS encoding ROK family transcriptional regulator, with protein sequence MRVLNQRAVLDRLRRGGPATRPQVAKDTGLSKPTVGQALLDLEQHGLVRPIGRTTSGPGRSAMVYEPNPAAGHVLGIDIGRQRIRVAVADLAGSVIARVDERNRCRSAGSLVRTVRELAERTVADAGLAMADLVVKVVGTPGVPDPRGRALTHAPNLPGWERRGLLDDLEAQLGPDLLVENDANLAAVGERAYGAARDVDVFVCVMVGTGIGMGIVVDGRLFRGAHGAAGEIGYLPWGAPSEVDDNGRGRLEAAAAAESVVALAKQHGIPTAKSARDVFLLAKSGDERALRAVRDEAERLAFVVASVAAVIDPELVVLGGGIGQNTELLAEPMAQALRRMTPLAPRIATGELGDGAVLSGAIAMGLRSARDLVFDRRIPVTL encoded by the coding sequence ATGCGCGTACTCAACCAGCGCGCCGTGCTCGACCGGTTGCGGCGCGGCGGTCCGGCCACCAGGCCGCAGGTCGCCAAGGACACGGGACTGTCCAAACCGACCGTGGGCCAGGCGCTGCTCGACCTGGAGCAGCACGGGCTGGTGCGCCCGATCGGCCGCACCACGTCCGGGCCGGGCCGGTCGGCGATGGTCTACGAGCCGAACCCGGCGGCCGGGCACGTGCTCGGCATCGACATCGGCCGGCAGCGGATCCGGGTCGCGGTGGCGGACCTGGCCGGGTCGGTGATCGCCCGGGTGGACGAGCGCAACCGGTGCCGGTCGGCCGGGTCGCTGGTGCGCACGGTGCGGGAGCTGGCCGAGCGGACGGTGGCCGACGCCGGGTTGGCGATGGCCGACCTGGTGGTCAAGGTCGTCGGCACGCCCGGGGTGCCGGACCCGCGCGGGCGGGCGCTCACCCACGCGCCGAACCTGCCCGGCTGGGAGCGCCGGGGCCTGCTGGACGACCTGGAGGCCCAGCTCGGCCCCGACCTGCTGGTGGAGAACGACGCGAACCTGGCGGCGGTCGGCGAGCGGGCGTACGGAGCGGCGCGCGACGTCGACGTGTTCGTGTGCGTGATGGTCGGCACCGGCATCGGCATGGGGATCGTGGTGGACGGCCGGCTGTTCCGGGGCGCGCACGGCGCGGCGGGCGAGATCGGCTACCTGCCGTGGGGCGCGCCGTCCGAGGTGGACGACAACGGCCGGGGCCGGCTGGAGGCCGCTGCGGCGGCGGAATCCGTTGTGGCGCTGGCGAAGCAGCACGGCATCCCGACGGCGAAGTCGGCCCGGGACGTGTTCCTGCTGGCCAAGTCCGGTGACGAACGCGCGCTGCGCGCGGTGCGCGACGAGGCCGAGCGGCTGGCGTTCGTGGTGGCGTCGGTGGCGGCGGTGATCGACCCGGAGCTGGTCGTGCTGGGCGGCGGCATCGGCCAGAACACCGAGCTGCTGGCCGAGCCGATGGCGCAGGCGCTGCGCCGGATGACGCCGCTCGCGCCGCGGATCGCGACCGGTGAGCTGGGGGACGGCGCGGTGCTCAGCGGAGCGATCGCGATGGGTCTCCGGTCGGCCCGCGATCTCGTCTTCGACCGGCGGATCCCGGTCACTCTCTGA